A window from Daphnia magna isolate NIES unplaced genomic scaffold, ASM2063170v1.1 Dm_contigs141, whole genome shotgun sequence encodes these proteins:
- the LOC116935280 gene encoding uncharacterized protein LOC116935280, whose translation MVHMLTKRLYTARKQIPKLHGKLETMLNDRKLAIVDLPSIREKLETQARLVGEPRLTNKWPLENLQRELEGICVVMRNLREREMRFADGCKARTVFRRKLTHLKERACDLIKLINGRSQWNITEEHRISGIFPWQTSGYTSVAEDFQLVDTWELHKRFQEEEFQTKREMVSFISRTCEGLKILESDIEKLSNEHNKLSQGKIILKNAEIKRLKLMLNDALFSFDVEFEFDEDALLEMEYEEEDIALERIFDEEELNDTHDHYDIDDSMSE comes from the exons ATGGTACATATGCTGACCAAACGATTATATACGGCTAGGAAACAGATCCCAAAACTACATGGAAAGCTTGAAACTATGTTAAACGATCGGAAATTGGCCATAGTCGATCTACCTAGCATACGAGAAAAACTCGAAACTCAAGCGAGACTTGTAGGAG AACCAAGGTTGACAAACAAATGGCCTTTGGAGAATTTACAAAGAGAATTAGAGGGTATCTGTGTGGTTATGAGAAACTTGCGTGAGCGGGAGATGCGTTTTGCTG ATGGTTGCAAAGCAAGGACTGTTTTTCGTAGGAAATTGACTCATCTAAAAGAAAGAGCCTGTGACCTTATCAAACTCATCAATGGAAGAAGTCAATGGAACATAACTGAGGAACATCGGATATCTGGCATTTTCCCCTGGCAGACCTCTGgataca CATCCGTCGCTGAAGACTTTCAACTAGTTGACACATGGGAGCTACATAAGAGAttccaagaagaagaatttcaaACGAAGCGGGAAATGGTTTCATTCATTTCTAGAACGTGCGAAGGATTAAAGATTTTAGAAAGTGACATCGAAAAACTTTCAA ACGAGCACAACAAACTGTCTCAAGGAAAAATCATTCTAAAGAACGCTGAAATCAAGCGTTTAAAACTGATGTTAAACGATGCCCTTTTTTCCTTTGACGTGGAGTTTGAATTTGATGAAGATGCGTTGCTGGAAATGGAATATGAAGAGGAAGACATTGCCTTAGAACGAATATTCGACGAAGAAGAATTAAATGATACACACGATCATTACGATATTGACGACAGTATgtctgaataa